From bacterium, a single genomic window includes:
- the tsf gene encoding translation elongation factor Ts, which produces MKLDTSKIKDLREKTGLSVMECKKALEEANGNFEKALEILKKRGLEISEKKAGKEAKEGLIGSYVHTNGKIGVLIEVNCESDFVAKNSEFEELVKNLCLQIAAMKPKWIDVDSIPEEILKKKIEEIKEEYKDKPPSVLDKIVDGKLQDFYRENVLLKQQFIKDEEITIEDYIKSKIAKLGENIKVKKFVRFEIGE; this is translated from the coding sequence ATGAAATTAGATACATCAAAAATTAAGGATTTAAGAGAAAAAACTGGTTTAAGTGTAATGGAATGTAAAAAGGCACTTGAAGAGGCAAATGGTAATTTTGAAAAAGCACTTGAAATACTTAAAAAAAGAGGGCTTGAAATTTCAGAAAAAAAGGCAGGAAAGGAAGCAAAAGAAGGTTTAATTGGTTCTTATGTACATACAAATGGAAAAATCGGTGTTTTGATAGAAGTAAATTGCGAATCCGACTTTGTTGCAAAAAATAGTGAATTTGAAGAACTTGTGAAAAATTTATGTCTTCAAATTGCTGCAATGAAACCTAAATGGATAGATGTTGATTCAATACCTGAGGAAATTTTAAAAAAGAAAATAGAAGAAATAAAAGAAGAGTATAAGGATAAACCTCCTTCTGTTCTGGATAAAATAGTTGATGGGAAATTACAGGATTTTTACAGAGAAAATGTTCTTTTAAAACAACAGTTCATAAAGGACGAGGAAATAACAATAGAAGATTATATAAAATCAAAGATTGCAAAATTGGGTGAAAATATTAAAGTAAAAAAATTTGTAAGATTTGAAATTGGAGAGTAA
- a CDS encoding HU family DNA-binding protein: MIKKEIVEKISESTGLNKTIVKSVIDEFLNIMKNCLENTERIELRNFGVFYFKKVKEKKARNPKTGEEVIIPERTKIVFKVSKNIKKKK, encoded by the coding sequence ATGATAAAGAAAGAAATTGTTGAGAAAATATCAGAATCAACGGGTTTAAATAAGACAATAGTTAAGAGTGTAATTGATGAGTTTTTAAATATAATGAAAAATTGTCTTGAAAACACGGAAAGGATTGAACTCAGAAATTTTGGAGTGTTTTACTTTAAAAAAGTAAAGGAAAAAAAGGCAAGAAATCCAAAAACAGGAGAAGAGGTTATTATTCCTGAAAGAACTAAGATAGTTTTCAAGGTATCAAAAAATATAAAAAAGAAAAAATAA
- the rpsB gene encoding 30S ribosomal protein S2 translates to MEITIKELLEAGVYFGHPTRQFDPRIKPYLYGKRQGIYIIDIEKTIEKIKESGEFLKKIASQNKKILFVGTKKQAQTVIKEIAENCKMPYVNYRWVGGTLTNFNEIRKRIERLEEIEKLESSGKINLYTKKEIQLLEKEKEDLKKKFEGIREMTEYPGAMVVVDVKREVNAIKEGKKLNIPIVGIVDTNGNPESVDYPIPANDDGLKSIQTVLLKLADYILEGLKESGYIQGNIKEEIKNEINSEEKEKK, encoded by the coding sequence ATGGAAATAACAATAAAAGAATTACTTGAAGCGGGTGTATATTTCGGACATCCAACGAGACAGTTTGACCCACGAATTAAACCATATCTTTATGGAAAAAGACAGGGAATTTATATAATTGACATAGAAAAAACAATTGAGAAAATTAAAGAAAGTGGAGAATTTTTGAAAAAGATTGCTTCGCAGAATAAAAAAATCCTTTTTGTCGGAACAAAAAAACAGGCACAGACAGTTATAAAGGAAATTGCAGAAAACTGTAAGATGCCCTATGTAAATTATAGATGGGTAGGAGGAACTTTAACAAATTTCAATGAAATCAGGAAAAGGATAGAGAGATTAGAAGAAATAGAAAAACTTGAAAGTTCTGGTAAAATAAACCTTTATACAAAAAAGGAAATACAACTTTTAGAAAAAGAAAAAGAAGATTTAAAAAAGAAGTTTGAAGGGATTAGAGAAATGACAGAATATCCTGGTGCAATGGTAGTTGTGGATGTTAAAAGAGAAGTAAATGCAATCAAAGAAGGTAAAAAATTAAATATTCCAATAGTTGGAATAGTTGACACAAATGGAAATCCTGAAAGTGTTGATTATCCTATTCCCGCTAACGATGATGGATTGAAATCTATTCAAACAGTACTTCTTAAACTTGCTGATTATATTCTTGAAGGACTAAAGGAATCAGGATATATTCAAGGGAATATAAAAGAAGAAATAAAAAATGAAATAAATTCAGAAGAAAAGGAGAAAAAATGA
- a CDS encoding CBS domain-containing protein: MKKVKDYMDKDIPVVDKKTNLSEILKIFSNSLYNIIPVIDEDNVLCGIICIEDILENLILSKKDVELLEKFPFFADAFSEITSTVECISSLLVAEDVMNKDVIKIDENSSVMKALILMRKHHVNRLVVVNEKDNPVGFITRNNILKAIGC; this comes from the coding sequence ATGAAAAAAGTTAAAGATTATATGGACAAGGATATCCCGGTTGTTGACAAAAAAACAAATCTAAGTGAAATTTTAAAAATTTTTTCAAATTCTCTTTATAACATTATTCCGGTTATTGATGAAGATAATGTCCTGTGTGGTATTATTTGTATTGAAGATATCCTTGAAAATCTGATTTTATCTAAAAAAGATGTTGAATTACTTGAAAAGTTCCCTTTTTTTGCAGATGCTTTTTCAGAAATAACCAGTACTGTTGAATGTATTAGTTCTTTACTTGTTGCTGAAGATGTTATGAACAAAGATGTAATAAAAATAGATGAAAATTCTTCTGTGATGAAAGCGTTGATATTGATGAGAAAACATCATGTTAATCGTCTTGTTGTTGTGAATGAAAAAGACAATCCTGTTGGCTTTATAACAAGAAATAATATTTTAAAAGCAATTGGATGCTAA
- a CDS encoding SLC13 family permease gives MDTKALISLIIFIGTYFFIAIEKTPKVYVAFAGVILLVLFRVFNFDEIHNYIDWDTITFLFGIFLVVKVIEISGFFNYFSLKIIKKFDYDPLKIFLFFPLLSWFLSGFVDSITVLTFLTPLTYTLCRLLKTEPVSLIIAEVCLANIGGSGTLIGDPPNVILGSMFGFGFTNFFIHNYIISFLSGIGAISIFYRINREKLIKSRKNIDKKILEEIVPEEAIEDKTLAKYGMLGLAGVVFLLIFRDFLKEIFPLSIGICSILPSLSILSLKGSHTKLKNLLKEIDIETLLFFVSLFAIIGSLEKTEIIKNFALSLKKYSQNGIKMNTLLFWFSAFSSAFIDNVPEAISIGYLIKHISNFIPYRFTILIWASSLGLDMGGNFTPIGASANVVAYGFLESHGIRVGWKKWIKLMFLPNFVAVSISYILVILKFIAGFY, from the coding sequence ATGGATACAAAAGCACTTATAAGTTTAATTATTTTTATTGGAACCTATTTTTTTATTGCAATTGAAAAAACACCAAAAGTTTATGTAGCTTTTGCTGGTGTTATTCTTCTGGTATTATTCAGAGTTTTTAATTTTGATGAAATTCACAATTATATTGATTGGGATACTATTACTTTTTTATTCGGGATTTTTTTAGTGGTTAAGGTTATTGAAATATCTGGATTTTTTAATTATTTCTCCTTAAAAATTATAAAAAAATTTGACTATGACCCTTTAAAAATTTTTCTGTTTTTTCCATTACTTTCATGGTTTTTATCAGGATTTGTTGATTCAATAACAGTTTTAACTTTTCTTACACCACTTACATATACCCTTTGTAGATTGTTAAAAACAGAACCTGTGTCTTTAATAATTGCAGAAGTTTGTCTTGCTAATATTGGAGGGTCCGGGACTTTAATAGGAGACCCACCTAATGTTATTCTTGGTTCAATGTTTGGTTTCGGTTTTACAAATTTTTTTATACACAATTATATAATTAGTTTTTTATCTGGAATAGGTGCAATTTCCATTTTTTATAGGATTAACAGAGAAAAACTTATTAAAAGTAGAAAAAATATAGATAAAAAGATTTTAGAAGAAATAGTTCCCGAAGAAGCAATAGAAGATAAGACACTTGCGAAATATGGAATGTTGGGTCTTGCAGGAGTTGTTTTTCTGCTTATTTTTAGAGATTTTTTAAAAGAAATTTTCCCATTAAGTATAGGGATTTGTAGTATTCTTCCCTCTCTCTCCATTCTTTCTTTAAAAGGGAGTCATACAAAATTGAAAAATTTATTAAAGGAAATAGATATTGAGACACTTTTATTTTTTGTTTCTCTTTTTGCAATTATTGGTTCTCTTGAAAAAACAGAGATTATAAAAAATTTTGCTTTGTCCCTTAAAAAATATTCACAAAATGGAATTAAAATGAATACACTTTTATTCTGGTTTTCTGCATTTTCAAGTGCTTTTATTGATAATGTTCCTGAGGCAATAAGTATTGGCTATCTTATAAAACATATATCAAATTTTATACCTTATAGATTCACTATTTTAATATGGGCTTCAAGTTTAGGACTTGATATGGGCGGAAATTTTACTCCAATAGGAGCAAGTGCAAATGTTGTTGCTTATGGATTTTTGGAGTCCCATGGTATAAGAGTTGGTTGGAAAAAGTGGATTAAATTAATGTTTTTACCCAATTTTGTTGCTGTAAGTATCAGTTATATTCTTGTGATTTTAAAATTCATAGCAGGATTTTATTAA
- a CDS encoding tRNA 4-thiouridine(8) synthase ThiI, whose protein sequence is MGKKAIGLISGGLDSVLALQMIKEQGFEIIGIFINTPFISKFGEQIIKNLKKLSDEMNFKLLIIEAQEDYIEIVKNPEFGYGKNLNPCIDCHIYMLKKAKEIMEKEKGEFVFTGEVLEQRGKSQNLNALKIIEEKSSLKGNLLRPLTALNLPPTEVEKRGIVQRELLLGIKGRERKLQLYLAQIKNLKYFGTPSGGCLLTDAGFCRKLKDLFEHSSDINLNDCYILQIGRHFRISPKTKLIITRDERETAKIMNFCNENDLIIFSEKNPDVIGMIKGEIENLIFEIYSSYLKKEDICFVKNLKGDILEKKIIEKKNKVDYRKFLL, encoded by the coding sequence ATGGGAAAAAAAGCGATAGGTTTAATATCAGGAGGTCTTGATAGTGTTCTTGCACTTCAGATGATAAAAGAACAGGGTTTTGAGATTATAGGTATTTTTATAAATACACCCTTTATTTCAAAATTTGGAGAACAGATAATAAAAAACCTGAAAAAATTGTCCGATGAAATGAATTTTAAACTTTTAATTATTGAAGCACAGGAGGACTACATTGAAATTGTAAAAAACCCTGAATTTGGATATGGCAAAAATTTAAATCCATGCATTGATTGTCATATATACATGTTAAAAAAAGCAAAAGAAATTATGGAAAAAGAAAAAGGAGAGTTTGTATTTACAGGAGAAGTCCTTGAACAGAGGGGTAAATCACAAAATTTAAATGCTTTAAAAATCATTGAAGAAAAATCATCATTAAAAGGGAATCTTTTAAGACCTCTTACAGCATTAAATTTACCACCTACAGAAGTTGAAAAAAGAGGTATTGTACAAAGAGAACTTTTACTTGGTATCAAAGGAAGAGAACGAAAATTGCAACTTTATCTTGCTCAAATAAAAAATTTGAAATATTTTGGAACACCTTCTGGTGGTTGTTTACTGACAGATGCTGGATTTTGTAGAAAATTAAAGGATTTATTTGAACATTCCAGTGATATAAACTTAAATGATTGTTATATTCTACAGATAGGAAGACATTTCAGGATTTCTCCAAAAACAAAATTGATTATTACGAGGGATGAAAGAGAAACAGCAAAAATAATGAATTTTTGTAATGAAAATGATCTTATAATTTTTTCTGAAAAAAATCCAGATGTAATAGGTATGATAAAAGGAGAGATTGAAAATTTAATCTTTGAAATTTATAGTTCTTATTTGAAAAAAGAAGATATATGTTTTGTTAAAAATTTAAAAGGAGATATACTGGAAAAAAAAATCATAGAGAAAAAGAATAAAGTAGATTACAGAAAATTCTTATTATGA
- a CDS encoding UDP-N-acetylglucosamine--N-acetylmuramyl-(pentapeptide) pyrophosphoryl-undecaprenol N-acetylglucosamine transferase, which yields MRKAIIITGPTGGHFFPGLAIGERLKDKFEIKFFVPKREYIVKHLEKRNFTFRFIPTARITKKNFIFSTFKIFYLIIFSIILFLKEKPRIIIGTGSYVCVPFIIGGRILCKKIIIHEQNYIPGKTTKILSPFVNFILLTFPYKNKLPSKKCIITGFPLISEYRENYRKEKIREIYGLENIKTILILGGSQGASFINRLIINNLSYFKKKGFQLVHIAGKEKDFVEKKFFENNIKGKVYDFFYEMNKLYSAVDYVICRAGAGTLVEIVEKEIPAFLIPYPYAGGHQVRNAEYLSKVGCAFFAEEKYIETGNFVDLFEKFLQESYKLKENLKKIKLSDNGKIEEIIFTLFKEIT from the coding sequence ATGAGAAAAGCAATTATAATAACAGGACCTACCGGTGGACATTTTTTTCCTGGTCTTGCAATAGGAGAGAGATTAAAGGATAAGTTTGAAATTAAATTTTTTGTTCCGAAAAGGGAATATATAGTTAAACATCTTGAAAAAAGGAATTTCACATTTCGTTTTATTCCAACAGCAAGAATTACAAAAAAAAATTTTATTTTTTCCACTTTTAAAATTTTTTACCTTATAATTTTTTCAATTATTCTCTTTTTAAAAGAAAAACCACGAATAATAATAGGAACTGGAAGTTATGTATGTGTACCTTTCATTATTGGGGGTAGAATTTTATGTAAAAAAATAATAATTCATGAGCAAAATTACATACCGGGAAAGACCACAAAAATTTTATCTCCTTTCGTAAACTTTATATTACTAACATTTCCTTATAAAAATAAATTACCTTCTAAAAAATGTATTATAACAGGATTTCCATTAATTTCAGAATATAGAGAAAATTATAGAAAAGAAAAGATAAGAGAAATTTACGGACTTGAAAATATAAAAACAATTTTAATTCTTGGAGGAAGTCAGGGTGCTTCTTTCATAAATAGATTAATCATAAATAATCTCAGTTACTTTAAAAAAAAAGGATTTCAACTTGTACACATAGCAGGAAAAGAGAAAGATTTTGTAGAAAAAAAATTTTTTGAGAATAATATAAAGGGAAAAGTTTATGATTTTTTTTACGAGATGAATAAACTATATTCTGCAGTTGATTATGTTATATGTAGAGCAGGAGCGGGAACTCTTGTAGAAATAGTTGAAAAGGAAATTCCTGCTTTTTTAATCCCTTATCCATATGCAGGAGGTCATCAGGTCAGAAATGCTGAGTATTTATCAAAAGTTGGTTGTGCTTTTTTTGCTGAAGAAAAATATATTGAAACTGGGAATTTTGTTGATTTATTTGAAAAGTTTTTACAGGAAAGTTATAAATTAAAGGAAAATTTGAAAAAAATTAAACTTTCTGATAATGGTAAAATTGAAGAGATTATTTTTACACTTTTTAAGGAGATAACATGA
- a CDS encoding UPF0280 family protein, producing MNKKINLKERFYRSIVKRENFLKFEVKVEETDLLVMAKKNLKNEIFNEVKKQREILKDYIRENPDFLFSFSPVYAKSDAEIIKLMSESSFLTKTGPMASVAGAISEIIGKKFISESDEIIIENGGDIFAKMNSDFIVGIYAGNSPFSMKIGIKLKKREIPYGIATSSGKLGHSISFGKADAVTVISPSSTFSDGAATYFGNLIKDKIDKQLIISELKNFVFIEGIVIIKEKEIFLWGDIEIVNLTG from the coding sequence ATGAACAAAAAGATAAACTTAAAGGAAAGATTTTATAGAAGTATAGTAAAAAGAGAAAATTTTTTGAAATTTGAAGTTAAGGTAGAGGAAACCGACCTTCTTGTTATGGCTAAAAAAAATCTAAAAAATGAAATTTTTAATGAGGTTAAAAAACAAAGAGAAATTTTGAAAGATTATATTAGAGAGAACCCTGATTTTTTATTCTCTTTTTCTCCTGTTTATGCTAAAAGTGATGCGGAAATTATAAAACTTATGTCAGAAAGTTCATTTTTAACAAAAACAGGACCAATGGCTTCAGTAGCAGGTGCAATATCTGAAATAATAGGAAAAAAGTTTATTTCTGAATCTGATGAAATAATTATTGAAAATGGAGGAGATATTTTTGCTAAAATGAATAGTGATTTTATAGTTGGGATCTATGCTGGAAACTCTCCTTTTTCAATGAAAATAGGAATAAAACTTAAAAAAAGGGAAATTCCATATGGAATTGCAACTTCAAGTGGAAAACTAGGACACTCAATAAGTTTTGGAAAAGCAGATGCTGTTACAGTTATTTCCCCTTCTTCAACATTTTCAGATGGAGCAGCGACTTATTTCGGTAATTTAATTAAAGATAAAATAGATAAACAACTTATTATTTCCGAATTGAAAAATTTTGTATTTATTGAAGGAATTGTTATTATAAAAGAAAAAGAAATTTTTTTATGGGGAGATATAGAAATTGTAAACTTAACTGGTTGA
- the thrC gene encoding threonine synthase codes for MEKILYRSTNRASEVVDFKYAVLKGQAPDYGLYMPVKIPFLKKTEIDLLKGKSYSQIAFSALSKFLENEIPSEKINEIVERAYNFEVPLEKINENLYILYLDRGPTASFKDFAARFMAEIMQYLADEENLNLTVLVATSGDTGGAIASAFFDKENIKVVVLFPEREITEVQRKQMTTLNKNIIPIALKGKFDDCQSLVKMAFNDPELKNLNLTSANSINISRLLPQSVYYFYAFSKLNFEKIVFSVPSGNFGNLMGGVIAKKMGLPVEKFIVAVNENDEFPKFLETGEYKPVIPSRKCNSNAMNVGHPSNLARLIDLYGGWIYDERSIDGKVIKHGVLKEKPDMKKMKEDFVSFSIKDEEVKETIKKYYQKYKIILDPHGAVGIAAFEKSNIDEPVISIETAHPGKFPEVIKEVLGIEPEMPETLKNLISKEEKFIVLENNYNIFKKFLKDLK; via the coding sequence ATGGAAAAGATTTTATATAGAAGTACAAATAGAGCATCAGAAGTTGTTGATTTTAAATATGCTGTTTTAAAAGGACAGGCACCTGATTACGGACTTTATATGCCTGTTAAAATCCCTTTTTTAAAAAAGACAGAAATAGATTTATTAAAAGGAAAAAGTTATTCTCAAATCGCATTCTCTGCCCTTTCTAAATTTCTGGAAAATGAAATCCCCTCTGAAAAAATAAATGAAATTGTTGAAAGGGCTTACAATTTTGAAGTTCCTTTAGAAAAAATAAATGAAAATTTATATATTCTTTATCTTGACAGAGGACCAACTGCTTCATTCAAAGATTTTGCAGCAAGATTTATGGCTGAAATTATGCAATATCTTGCAGATGAGGAAAATTTGAATCTTACAGTACTTGTTGCAACTTCAGGAGATACAGGTGGAGCAATTGCCAGTGCATTTTTTGATAAAGAAAATATAAAAGTGGTTGTTCTATTTCCTGAAAGAGAAATAACAGAAGTTCAAAGAAAACAAATGACTACATTAAACAAAAACATAATTCCAATTGCTTTAAAAGGGAAGTTTGATGACTGTCAGAGTTTGGTTAAAATGGCTTTCAACGACCCAGAATTAAAGAATTTAAATTTGACTTCTGCAAATTCAATAAATATTTCACGATTATTACCACAAAGTGTTTATTATTTCTATGCTTTTTCAAAATTAAATTTTGAAAAAATTGTCTTTTCTGTTCCCTCTGGAAATTTTGGTAACTTAATGGGAGGTGTTATTGCTAAAAAAATGGGTTTACCTGTTGAAAAATTTATAGTTGCAGTAAATGAAAATGATGAATTTCCAAAATTTCTGGAAACAGGAGAATATAAACCCGTAATTCCCTCAAGAAAATGTAATTCTAATGCGATGAATGTTGGACACCCAAGCAATTTAGCGCGTTTAATTGATTTATATGGTGGCTGGATTTATGATGAAAGAAGTATAGATGGTAAAGTAATAAAACATGGTGTCTTAAAAGAAAAACCTGATATGAAAAAGATGAAAGAAGATTTTGTTTCATTTTCAATAAAAGATGAAGAGGTAAAAGAAACAATAAAAAAATACTATCAGAAATATAAAATTATACTTGACCCACATGGCGCTGTTGGAATTGCTGCTTTTGAAAAATCAAATATAGATGAACCTGTAATTTCAATTGAAACAGCCCATCCAGGGAAATTTCCGGAAGTAATAAAAGAAGTTCTTGGAATTGAACCAGAAATGCCGGAGACACTAAAGAATCTAATTTCAAAAGAAGAAAAATTTATTGTTCTTGAAAATAACTATAATATATTCAAAAAATTTTTAAAGGACTTAAAATGA
- a CDS encoding DUF3857 domain-containing transglutaminase family protein: protein MSCKYRIILFIFLFFSFFIHANNSENIYLIDFASVKLSSNYTKETLIHQKIKIENEKGKKFSHLQIPFDSEREKVKFIEGYTILPSGKKIKITSQDIKIVIPAEFTEYSSLYPGYKVMSINFPGVEIGSIIEYKYQIITFKPLIEKHFWDGFYFQSTENFALSRYELKIPKKIKIQIYEKDIKLFEKKESFDYITYIWEKRNVPPIIEEILMPSLSEVVPKVYVSTFSSWEEIGKWFFEISKTEKSKGKEIEEVVEQLIKNKKTEEEKIVSIYNYVCSNIRYVGLEMGIHGYKPHHPEEVLKAKYGDCKDKANLLKKMLEIAGIKSYIALVNTERKVEKEIPFPGQFNHAILAVLKENNYLFLDPTTEVMKYPDIPPYEQDKYSLVCGENPELVKIPVSQPERNLRKRIVYASLDRSGNLTGEVTVIPSGIFEAGLRNAFRYLKQIERERSLSKELNSILPGTKLISLEISGLESMENQLIEKYKFSTNNYGIKVGNKIIFQPALIDKLVDLSIVSLEERKYPLRLNTYYRKEEIIEYKLPEKTEIEAIPSSVEINEEFAKFFNEFKKTDSGLIFRRIFEINKMEISPEEYSRFKNFYRKVSFYDKLPVILNIKEE, encoded by the coding sequence ATGAGTTGTAAATATAGAATAATTTTATTTATTTTTCTTTTCTTTAGTTTTTTTATTCATGCCAACAATAGTGAAAATATTTATCTGATTGATTTTGCTTCTGTTAAATTATCCTCAAATTACACTAAAGAAACATTGATACACCAAAAAATTAAAATTGAAAATGAAAAAGGGAAAAAATTCAGTCACTTACAGATTCCTTTTGATTCAGAAAGAGAGAAAGTAAAATTTATTGAAGGATACACAATATTACCTTCAGGAAAAAAAATAAAAATAACATCTCAGGATATAAAAATAGTTATTCCTGCTGAATTTACAGAGTATTCATCCCTTTATCCAGGATATAAAGTAATGAGTATAAATTTTCCTGGTGTTGAGATTGGAAGTATTATTGAATATAAGTATCAAATTATTACATTTAAACCACTTATAGAAAAGCATTTCTGGGATGGTTTTTATTTTCAATCAACAGAAAATTTTGCACTTTCAAGATACGAATTAAAAATTCCTAAGAAAATAAAAATTCAAATATATGAAAAAGATATAAAACTATTTGAAAAAAAGGAAAGTTTTGATTATATAACTTATATCTGGGAAAAAAGAAATGTTCCACCAATTATTGAAGAAATTCTGATGCCATCTTTAAGTGAAGTAGTTCCAAAAGTTTATGTTTCTACTTTTTCATCATGGGAAGAAATAGGAAAATGGTTTTTTGAAATATCAAAAACAGAAAAAAGTAAAGGGAAAGAAATTGAAGAAGTTGTTGAGCAACTTATAAAAAATAAAAAAACAGAAGAAGAAAAAATTGTTTCAATTTATAACTATGTATGTTCAAATATCAGATATGTTGGACTTGAAATGGGAATACATGGATATAAACCGCATCATCCAGAAGAAGTTCTAAAAGCAAAATATGGTGATTGCAAAGATAAAGCAAATTTATTAAAAAAAATGCTTGAAATAGCTGGAATAAAATCTTATATTGCTCTTGTAAATACAGAAAGAAAAGTAGAAAAAGAAATTCCTTTTCCCGGTCAGTTCAATCATGCAATACTTGCTGTATTAAAAGAGAACAATTATTTATTTCTTGACCCAACTACTGAAGTTATGAAATATCCTGATATCCCGCCTTATGAACAGGATAAATATTCACTTGTATGTGGAGAAAATCCTGAACTGGTAAAAATTCCAGTTTCACAACCTGAAAGAAATTTAAGAAAAAGAATAGTTTATGCAAGTTTAGATAGAAGTGGAAATTTAACAGGTGAAGTTACAGTAATCCCTTCTGGTATTTTTGAAGCAGGATTAAGAAATGCTTTCAGATATCTAAAACAGATAGAAAGAGAAAGGTCATTAAGTAAAGAATTAAATTCAATTCTTCCAGGAACAAAATTAATTTCTCTTGAAATATCAGGTCTTGAATCAATGGAAAACCAATTGATAGAAAAGTATAAATTTTCAACAAATAATTATGGAATAAAAGTAGGAAATAAAATCATTTTTCAACCTGCTCTTATAGATAAACTGGTTGATCTTTCTATTGTTTCTCTTGAAGAAAGGAAATATCCATTAAGATTAAATACATATTATAGAAAAGAGGAAATAATAGAGTATAAACTTCCAGAAAAAACAGAAATAGAAGCAATTCCATCATCTGTAGAAATAAATGAAGAATTTGCTAAATTTTTTAATGAGTTTAAAAAAACAGATTCAGGTTTAATTTTTAGAAGAATTTTTGAAATAAATAAAATGGAAATAAGTCCAGAAGAATACTCAAGATTTAAAAATTTCTATAGAAAAGTATCATTCTACGATAAATTACCTGTAATTTTAAATATAAAAGAAGAATAA